The following are from one region of the Candidatus Poribacteria bacterium genome:
- a CDS encoding Gfo/Idh/MocA family oxidoreductase — MVKTYRTGIIGCGGMGRAHSTAYTKNPTTELVAAMDVNVESAKRLADEFSVPTVYTDYNQMLEKEALDIVSIT; from the coding sequence ACTGGCATTATTGGCTGTGGTGGGATGGGACGCGCTCATTCAACTGCTTATACCAAAAATCCAACGACAGAATTGGTCGCAGCGATGGATGTAAACGTGGAATCGGCGAAACGCCTTGCCGATGAATTCTCTGTTCCTACTGTGTATACTGATTACAATCAGATGCTAGAAAAAGAAGCGCTCGATATTGTGAGCATCAC